A single genomic interval of Alteromonas sp. CI.11.F.A3 harbors:
- a CDS encoding CinA family protein, translating into MVSDNTTEMVTALGNALRRKGWTVSSAESCTGGGIAFAFTSIAGSSDWFNQSWVTYSNDAKMRELAVKPETLNAHGAVSVQTVEAMAAGVKHKSGANVVVTVSGIAGPGGGSEEKPVGTVWFGFICGEKTEAIKQVFAGDRETVRLLAIEFAITHLLAMLAD; encoded by the coding sequence ATGGTATCTGACAATACAACAGAGATGGTGACTGCGTTAGGTAATGCCCTTCGCCGTAAAGGCTGGACGGTTTCAAGCGCAGAATCTTGCACAGGGGGAGGAATTGCGTTCGCGTTTACCAGTATTGCTGGCAGTTCGGACTGGTTTAATCAAAGTTGGGTGACGTATTCAAACGACGCTAAAATGCGTGAATTAGCCGTAAAGCCTGAAACCTTAAATGCGCATGGTGCGGTGTCGGTGCAGACCGTAGAAGCGATGGCGGCGGGTGTTAAGCACAAAAGCGGCGCGAATGTCGTGGTAACCGTAAGCGGTATTGCAGGCCCAGGTGGTGGCAGCGAAGAAAAACCGGTGGGTACGGTTTGGTTTGGGTTTATCTGCGGCGAAAAGACTGAAGCCATTAAGCAGGTTTTTGCTGGAGACCGAGAGACTGTTCGCCTGCTTGCAATAGAATTTGCAATTACTCACCTACTGGCAATGTTAGCTGATTGA
- a CDS encoding CTP synthase: MTNYIFVTGGVVSSLGKGIAAASLAAILEARGLTVTMLKLDPYINVDPGTMSPIQHGEVFVTDDGAETDLDLGHYERFIRTRMTKRNNFTTGRVYEEVLKRERRGDYLGATIQVIPHITNEIKRRVVEGAEGHDVAIVEIGGTVGDIESQPFLEAIRQLGTELGREKAMYMHLTLVPYMPASGEVKTKPTQHSVKELRSIGIQPDILVCRSVGALPSTERSKIALFTNVNDKSVISLKDVDSIYRIPAALKAQGMDQLVVDRFGLDCKEADLSEWEQVLYAESNPTAEVNIGMIGKYVELPDAYKSVNEALKHAGLKNRLTVNIHHIDSQDVESKGPQILEKLDAILVPGGFGERGIEGKIAAARYARENKVPYLGICLGMQVALIEFARNVAGMEDANSSEFDPETPYPVVGLITEWLDEAGTTEVRTENSDLGGTMRLGSQLCHLIEGTKVHEMYGSAEIYERHRHRYEVNNNLREQIEAAGLKVSGLSTDKRLVEVIEIPDHPWFIAGQFHPEFTSTPRDGHTLFKGFVAAAGQYQKENH, from the coding sequence ATGACAAATTATATTTTCGTCACCGGTGGTGTAGTTTCATCGCTAGGTAAAGGTATTGCCGCTGCGTCGTTAGCCGCAATTCTTGAAGCTCGCGGGCTCACCGTCACCATGTTAAAACTCGACCCGTATATTAATGTCGACCCAGGCACCATGAGCCCTATTCAACATGGCGAAGTATTTGTTACCGATGATGGCGCAGAAACCGATCTTGATCTTGGTCACTACGAGCGTTTTATTCGCACCCGTATGACCAAGCGTAACAACTTCACTACCGGACGAGTATACGAAGAAGTACTAAAACGTGAACGTCGAGGCGACTATTTAGGCGCCACTATTCAGGTTATTCCACACATTACCAACGAAATTAAACGCCGTGTGGTTGAAGGCGCTGAAGGTCACGATGTGGCTATTGTTGAGATTGGTGGAACGGTAGGTGATATCGAATCACAACCTTTCTTAGAAGCCATTCGTCAGCTTGGTACTGAACTAGGCCGCGAAAAAGCTATGTACATGCACTTAACTTTAGTGCCTTACATGCCAGCTTCTGGTGAAGTAAAAACTAAGCCAACTCAGCACTCAGTGAAAGAGCTTCGTTCGATTGGTATTCAGCCTGACATTTTGGTGTGCCGCTCTGTAGGCGCATTGCCATCTACTGAACGTTCTAAAATTGCCTTGTTCACCAACGTAAACGATAAATCGGTTATTTCGCTTAAAGACGTAGACAGCATTTACCGCATTCCAGCTGCACTTAAAGCGCAAGGTATGGATCAACTTGTGGTAGACCGCTTTGGTTTAGACTGTAAAGAAGCCGACCTATCAGAATGGGAACAGGTACTTTACGCAGAATCTAACCCTACTGCTGAAGTTAACATTGGTATGATTGGTAAGTATGTTGAATTACCGGATGCTTATAAGTCAGTTAACGAAGCCCTTAAACATGCAGGGTTGAAGAACCGCTTAACCGTAAATATTCACCATATCGACTCGCAAGATGTTGAAAGCAAAGGCCCACAAATTCTAGAAAAGCTAGATGCTATATTAGTGCCTGGTGGTTTTGGTGAGCGTGGTATCGAAGGTAAAATAGCCGCCGCACGTTATGCTCGTGAAAACAAAGTACCTTATTTAGGTATTTGTTTAGGTATGCAAGTAGCACTCATTGAGTTCGCCCGTAATGTAGCGGGTATGGAAGATGCCAATAGCTCAGAGTTTGACCCTGAAACGCCTTACCCTGTAGTTGGCTTAATTACAGAATGGCTCGATGAAGCGGGTACCACTGAAGTGCGTACTGAAAATTCAGACTTAGGCGGCACTATGCGTTTAGGTAGTCAGCTTTGTCATTTAATTGAAGGTACTAAAGTGCATGAAATGTATGGCAGTGCTGAAATTTATGAACGTCACCGTCACCGTTACGAAGTGAATAATAACCTTCGTGAACAAATTGAAGCGGCAGGGCTGAAGGTAAGTGGTTTGTCCACTGACAAACGACTTGTAGAAGTAATAGAAATACCTGACCATCCTTGGTTTATTGCGGGTCAATTCCACCCTGAATTTACGTCAACTCCACGTGATGGACACACTTTGTTTAAAGGGTTTGTCGCTGCTGCTGGACAGTATCAAAAAGAGAATCATTAA
- the mutS gene encoding DNA mismatch repair protein MutS, producing MMRQYLTIKAQHPNILMFYRMGDFYELFFDDAKKAAELLDISLTARGKSGGDPIPMAGVPYHAVEGYLARLVKLGESVAICEQVGDPATSKGPVERQVQRIVTPGTVTDEALLEERRDNVLAAVCGHSMHYGVATLDVTSGRFVVVECDTDDALLGELQRINPAELLYPEGFESLPLIEQRKGLRRRPEWEFDIDTATEQLTAQFQTKELAGFGVSDLTKGIGAAGCVLQYVKDTQRTALPHIRRIQKEQQDSRVQLDAATRRNLELTHNLAGGIENTLFSVMDTTTTAMGSRLLQRYIHSPITDQHELHNRQDAIEALIDNEPDAIRCHLKTIGDIERIMARLALRSARPRDFARLKNALNTLPDLQEALGEYNVAQLNELKLAISTYPELQTLLNNAIIDNPPVVIRDGGVIAEGFNSELDELRKLSQGATDYLDAMEQRERERTGISTLKVGYNRVHGFFIEISRANSDKAPAEYIRRQTLKNTERFITPELKEHEDKVLTSQGRALALEKQLYEALFDEVAPRLNALIETAAALAKLDVLCCFAERALSLDWHRPTLSMESALTYEEGRHPVVEQVMKDPFIANPLTLNDSQRMLIITGPNMGGKSTYMRQTALIALLAYIGSYVPAQNAHIGKIDRIFTRIGASDDLASGRSTFMVEMTETANILHNATKHSLVLMDEIGRGTSTYDGLSLAWACASYLAQKLNAYTLFATHYFELTELPDTEKSVVNVHLDAVEHDDTIRFMHSVQNGAASKSFGLQVAQLAGVPKPVIKAAQQKLAILENAHLISETESGADNTTDTSSVTADKNGKQHAKATSKKSSSKASTPAQSQLLFPDKPHPVVEALENLSPDELSPRQALDLIYTLKRLSQS from the coding sequence ATGATGCGCCAGTATTTAACGATAAAGGCGCAGCACCCTAACATTCTTATGTTTTACCGTATGGGCGACTTTTACGAGTTGTTTTTCGATGATGCCAAGAAAGCCGCAGAACTGCTTGATATATCGTTAACCGCACGGGGTAAATCCGGTGGCGATCCTATCCCCATGGCTGGTGTTCCTTACCACGCGGTGGAAGGCTATTTAGCACGCTTAGTTAAACTGGGTGAGTCGGTAGCCATTTGCGAACAAGTAGGCGACCCTGCTACCAGTAAAGGCCCAGTTGAACGTCAGGTTCAGCGCATCGTTACCCCTGGTACGGTTACCGATGAAGCCTTATTAGAGGAACGCCGCGATAATGTACTAGCCGCAGTATGCGGCCACAGTATGCATTATGGCGTGGCTACATTAGATGTGACCAGTGGCCGTTTTGTAGTGGTTGAGTGCGACACCGACGATGCTTTACTAGGTGAACTTCAACGAATTAACCCTGCTGAATTACTTTATCCTGAAGGGTTTGAAAGCTTACCCTTGATTGAACAGCGTAAAGGCTTGCGCCGTCGTCCCGAGTGGGAATTCGATATCGATACCGCCACCGAACAATTAACCGCTCAGTTTCAAACCAAAGAGCTGGCAGGGTTTGGGGTATCAGATTTAACCAAAGGCATTGGCGCCGCGGGTTGTGTACTTCAATATGTGAAAGATACCCAGCGTACCGCGCTGCCTCATATTCGCCGTATTCAAAAAGAACAACAAGACAGCCGTGTACAGCTAGATGCTGCAACCCGCAGAAACTTAGAACTTACCCACAATTTAGCCGGCGGTATTGAAAACACTCTATTTAGCGTAATGGATACTACCACTACCGCTATGGGTAGCCGGTTGCTTCAGCGCTATATTCATTCTCCTATCACCGACCAGCACGAATTACATAACCGACAAGATGCTATAGAAGCACTAATCGACAATGAGCCAGATGCTATTCGCTGCCATTTAAAAACCATTGGTGATATTGAACGCATAATGGCACGGTTGGCATTACGTTCAGCAAGACCTAGGGATTTCGCTAGGCTCAAAAACGCGCTAAATACCCTGCCCGACCTTCAAGAAGCGCTTGGGGAGTATAACGTTGCACAGCTTAATGAATTAAAGCTGGCCATCAGTACCTACCCAGAGCTACAAACCTTATTAAATAATGCAATTATCGACAACCCGCCTGTGGTTATTCGCGATGGCGGTGTTATTGCTGAAGGCTTTAATAGCGAATTAGATGAACTTCGAAAACTGTCTCAAGGTGCTACCGATTACCTTGACGCCATGGAGCAACGTGAACGTGAACGCACGGGTATTTCAACCCTAAAAGTAGGCTACAACCGAGTTCATGGTTTCTTTATCGAGATTAGCCGCGCTAATAGCGACAAAGCACCCGCCGAATATATTCGCAGGCAAACCCTTAAAAATACTGAACGCTTTATTACTCCAGAGCTTAAAGAACACGAAGATAAAGTACTTACTAGCCAAGGCCGTGCTCTTGCCCTTGAAAAACAGCTTTATGAAGCACTTTTTGATGAAGTTGCGCCACGCTTAAATGCGCTAATTGAAACCGCGGCGGCGCTGGCTAAACTCGATGTACTATGCTGTTTTGCTGAGCGCGCGTTAAGTCTTGATTGGCATCGCCCTACGTTAAGTATGGAAAGTGCGCTGACCTACGAAGAAGGCCGCCATCCTGTGGTGGAACAGGTTATGAAAGACCCTTTCATTGCCAATCCATTAACGCTTAACGATAGCCAGCGCATGCTTATTATTACTGGCCCTAACATGGGTGGTAAATCAACATATATGCGCCAAACCGCCTTGATTGCGCTGTTAGCCTATATTGGCAGCTATGTACCTGCACAAAACGCCCATATTGGTAAAATCGACAGGATCTTTACCCGTATTGGGGCATCTGACGATTTAGCCTCTGGTCGCTCAACCTTTATGGTAGAGATGACAGAAACGGCCAACATTCTGCACAACGCCACCAAACATTCGTTAGTCTTAATGGATGAGATTGGTCGCGGCACTAGTACATATGATGGTTTGTCATTGGCGTGGGCGTGCGCCAGCTACCTTGCTCAAAAGCTGAATGCTTACACCCTATTTGCAACCCATTATTTTGAGCTTACCGAGTTACCTGATACTGAAAAGAGCGTGGTTAATGTGCACTTAGATGCAGTTGAGCACGACGATACCATCCGGTTTATGCATAGTGTTCAAAATGGCGCGGCCAGTAAGAGCTTCGGTTTACAGGTTGCCCAGCTTGCGGGTGTGCCTAAACCTGTCATTAAAGCAGCGCAGCAAAAGCTCGCTATTTTGGAAAACGCGCATCTTATTTCTGAAACTGAATCCGGTGCTGATAATACAACTGATACATCATCTGTCACTGCGGACAAAAATGGTAAGCAACACGCTAAAGCAACCAGTAAAAAGTCAAGTTCAAAGGCGTCTACACCTGCTCAGTCTCAGTTGTTATTCCCAGATAAACCGCATCCGGTTGTTGAAGCGTTAGAAAATTTATCACCAGATGAACTTTCACCACGCCAAGCGCTAGACCTCATTTACACGCTAAAGCGTTTAAGTCAGTCCTAA
- the recA gene encoding recombinase RecA: MDSNRSKALSAALGQIEKQFGKGAIMRLGDNQAMDIEAISTGSLTIDIALGIGGLPCGRVVEIYGPEASGKTTLTLQVIAEAQKKGKTCAFVDAEHALDPIYASKLGVNIDELLVSQPDTGEQALEICDMLVRSGGVDVVIVDSVAALTPKAEIEGDMGDSHVGLQARLMSQALRKLTGNIKRSNTLCIFINQIRMKIGVMFGSPETTTGGNALKFYSSVRLDIRRIGAVKEGDEVVGNETRVKVVKNKVAPPFKQAEFMIRYGEGISKEAELIDLGVKQKLVDKAGAWYSYKGDRIGQGKANVMKFLKENPAIADEIEKQIRAELLLPKTVKVEEAPAAEDDAQQ, encoded by the coding sequence GTGGACAGTAATAGATCTAAAGCTTTAAGTGCCGCACTTGGGCAAATTGAAAAGCAGTTCGGTAAAGGCGCTATTATGCGTTTAGGCGACAACCAAGCGATGGACATTGAGGCTATCTCTACAGGTTCACTCACCATTGATATCGCTTTGGGCATAGGCGGCTTGCCATGCGGTCGTGTGGTAGAAATTTACGGGCCTGAAGCATCGGGTAAAACGACACTTACCTTGCAGGTAATTGCAGAAGCTCAGAAGAAAGGTAAAACTTGTGCCTTCGTAGATGCTGAGCACGCGTTAGACCCAATTTATGCATCAAAACTTGGTGTTAACATTGATGAACTTTTAGTTTCTCAGCCTGATACGGGTGAACAAGCGCTTGAAATTTGTGACATGCTGGTTCGCTCTGGCGGTGTAGATGTAGTTATTGTTGATTCGGTTGCAGCCCTTACACCAAAAGCGGAAATTGAAGGCGACATGGGTGATTCACACGTTGGTTTACAAGCGCGATTAATGTCGCAAGCATTGCGTAAACTTACTGGTAACATCAAGCGTTCAAATACTTTGTGTATCTTCATTAACCAAATTCGTATGAAAATTGGTGTGATGTTCGGTAGCCCAGAAACAACAACGGGTGGTAACGCACTTAAGTTCTACTCTTCTGTTCGTTTAGATATCCGTCGTATTGGCGCAGTTAAAGAAGGCGACGAGGTAGTAGGTAACGAAACTCGCGTTAAAGTTGTGAAGAACAAAGTAGCACCACCGTTTAAGCAAGCTGAGTTTATGATTCGCTACGGTGAAGGTATCAGTAAAGAAGCTGAGCTTATCGACTTAGGTGTTAAGCAAAAATTGGTTGATAAAGCTGGTGCTTGGTACAGCTATAAAGGCGACCGTATTGGTCAGGGTAAAGCGAACGTAATGAAGTTCTTGAAAGAAAACCCAGCTATTGCCGATGAGATTGAAAAACAAATTCGCGCTGAGCTACTTTTACCTAAAACAGTGAAAGTAGAAGAAGCACCTGCTGCAGAAGATGATGCTCAGCAGTAA
- a CDS encoding EscU/YscU/HrcU family type III secretion system export apparatus switch protein, producing the protein MSEKAKRAIGLKYDGGDKKTAPKVVAKGYGDLAEAIIAMAEESGILIHEDPYLSEVLSTLDLGQDIPESLYFVIAELLAYSYVLQGKIPPGWEGVVKHINYEA; encoded by the coding sequence ATGAGTGAGAAAGCGAAGCGTGCCATTGGGCTCAAATATGATGGTGGGGATAAAAAAACAGCTCCAAAAGTTGTCGCAAAAGGCTACGGCGACCTTGCAGAAGCGATTATCGCCATGGCTGAAGAGTCAGGCATTCTTATCCATGAAGACCCCTATCTTAGCGAAGTACTTAGTACTTTAGATTTGGGGCAAGATATACCTGAATCGTTATATTTTGTTATCGCCGAGCTACTAGCATATTCCTATGTTTTGCAGGGAAAAATACCGCCAGGGTGGGAAGGTGTGGTTAAGCATATAAATTATGAAGCATAA
- a CDS encoding ABC transporter permease, which produces MWLIFKKEFKELLRDRKTIIFMIVLPLLLFPLIFGVAMFFMNSATEKAENVVLKYAIVGEQYAPEMSRQFASASDKFTVVDIQDEADYAKLIKNETVDFVLVIPESFNSDVLASGQHKLQLYLNDAGLNKVMGRVSEIVDIHTDEFQKSAFAKLGLDENQQKALLAPIVIEKENIADDREVWGERLGGLLPYFIFILCLQGAMAPASDLGAGEKERGTLETLLISPMDRYKLVLGKFLTIGLAGLITALITVSSMAIWGIVLSQGMAIEFVAEVMAMIGMIDFVLIFLMLIPVVAIFAAVLLSMSIYARSFKEAQSYMGALVMVVVFPVLIAMMPGVKLEGGWIWVPLTNVALAMKELFKGTMDYFALFGIFTSTVAIAAALITFCVYWFNKEKVLFR; this is translated from the coding sequence ATGTGGTTAATCTTTAAGAAGGAATTCAAAGAGTTATTGCGCGACCGCAAAACCATTATCTTTATGATTGTATTGCCCTTGCTGCTTTTCCCATTAATTTTTGGTGTAGCCATGTTTTTCATGAATTCCGCCACTGAAAAAGCTGAAAACGTAGTATTGAAATATGCCATTGTGGGCGAGCAATATGCACCAGAGATGTCGAGGCAGTTTGCTAGCGCAAGTGACAAATTTACGGTGGTGGATATTCAAGATGAAGCCGACTACGCCAAGCTCATTAAAAATGAAACGGTAGATTTTGTTTTAGTCATCCCTGAAAGCTTCAACAGTGATGTGCTTGCTTCTGGACAGCATAAACTGCAATTGTATTTAAATGATGCTGGTTTAAATAAAGTAATGGGGCGAGTCTCTGAAATTGTTGATATTCACACCGATGAATTTCAAAAGTCAGCCTTTGCCAAACTGGGTTTAGACGAGAATCAGCAAAAGGCATTATTGGCGCCAATTGTCATTGAAAAAGAAAACATAGCGGATGATCGTGAAGTTTGGGGTGAGCGTCTGGGTGGGTTATTACCTTATTTCATTTTCATTCTATGCCTGCAAGGGGCTATGGCACCAGCATCTGACTTAGGCGCTGGTGAAAAGGAGCGTGGTACATTAGAGACATTGCTAATATCACCAATGGATCGCTACAAACTTGTGCTGGGTAAATTCTTAACCATCGGTTTAGCGGGGCTAATTACTGCGCTTATCACCGTTTCTTCTATGGCCATATGGGGCATTGTCTTATCGCAAGGAATGGCCATTGAGTTTGTGGCTGAAGTAATGGCAATGATAGGTATGATTGATTTTGTACTAATCTTCCTAATGCTAATACCGGTAGTCGCCATATTTGCCGCAGTATTATTATCAATGTCTATTTATGCACGATCGTTCAAGGAAGCTCAAAGTTACATGGGCGCCTTGGTGATGGTAGTGGTTTTTCCTGTGCTAATTGCCATGATGCCAGGTGTTAAATTAGAAGGTGGTTGGATTTGGGTGCCACTTACCAATGTTGCATTAGCGATGAAGGAGTTATTTAAAGGCACTATGGATTACTTTGCCTTGTTCGGTATATTCACATCTACCGTCGCTATTGCCGCCGCACTGATCACATTTTGTGTGTACTGGTTTAACAAAGAGAAGGTATTGTTTAGGTAA
- the eno gene encoding phosphopyruvate hydratase — protein sequence MAKISRIIGREILDSRGNPTVEADVYLESGVMGRAAAPSGASTGSREALELRDGDKSRYLGKGVMKAVAAINDEIAPALLGKDALAQADIDAIMIDLDGTENKETHGANAILAVSLAVAKAAALEKGVALYEHIADLNGTPGQYSMPVPMMNIINGGEHADNNVDIQEFMVQPVGAKSFKEALRMGAEIFHSLKKVLSAKGLNTAVGDEGGFAPNLSSNAEALAVIVEAVENAGYKMNEDITLALDCAASEFYKDGQYVLSGEDKSFDSEAFGDYLADLSDKYPIVSIEDGLDESDWDGWASLTNKIGEKVQLVGDDLFVTNTKILKRGIDNGIGNSILIKFNQIGSLTETLNAIKMAKDAGFTAVISHRSGETEDATIADLAVGTAAGQIKTGSLCRSDRVAKYNQLLRIEEALGDAATYKGRSEIKGQ from the coding sequence ATGGCGAAAATTAGTCGCATTATTGGTCGCGAAATTCTGGACTCACGCGGTAATCCTACCGTAGAAGCCGACGTGTATTTAGAATCAGGCGTTATGGGTCGTGCTGCGGCACCATCTGGCGCTTCAACCGGTAGCCGCGAAGCACTAGAACTTCGTGACGGTGACAAGTCTCGTTATTTAGGTAAAGGCGTAATGAAAGCCGTTGCTGCAATTAACGACGAAATTGCCCCTGCGCTTTTAGGTAAAGATGCCCTAGCGCAAGCTGATATCGACGCTATCATGATTGACCTAGACGGCACAGAAAATAAAGAAACTCATGGTGCAAATGCTATTCTAGCGGTATCGCTAGCGGTTGCTAAAGCAGCGGCTTTAGAAAAAGGCGTTGCCCTTTACGAGCACATTGCAGATCTTAACGGCACTCCTGGTCAATACTCAATGCCAGTACCTATGATGAACATCATCAATGGTGGTGAGCACGCTGACAACAACGTTGATATTCAAGAATTCATGGTACAGCCAGTAGGCGCAAAGAGCTTCAAAGAAGCCCTTCGCATGGGTGCTGAAATTTTCCATTCATTGAAGAAAGTACTTTCTGCTAAGGGCCTAAACACGGCTGTTGGCGACGAAGGTGGTTTCGCACCAAACCTTAGCTCTAACGCCGAAGCGCTAGCGGTTATTGTTGAAGCAGTAGAAAATGCTGGCTACAAAATGAATGAAGATATTACGCTTGCACTTGATTGTGCAGCATCTGAATTCTATAAAGATGGTCAATACGTATTGTCTGGCGAAGACAAGAGCTTCGATTCTGAAGCCTTTGGTGATTACTTAGCCGACCTTTCTGATAAGTACCCTATTGTGTCTATTGAAGATGGCTTAGACGAAAGCGATTGGGACGGTTGGGCAAGCTTAACCAATAAGATTGGTGAAAAAGTACAACTTGTTGGTGACGACTTGTTTGTTACTAACACTAAGATTCTAAAGCGTGGTATTGATAACGGTATTGGTAATTCAATCCTTATCAAGTTCAACCAAATTGGTTCACTAACTGAAACATTGAACGCAATTAAGATGGCGAAAGATGCAGGCTTCACAGCGGTTATCTCTCACCGTTCTGGTGAAACTGAAGACGCGACTATTGCTGATTTAGCAGTAGGTACTGCGGCTGGCCAAATCAAAACTGGTTCACTTTGTCGTTCTGACCGTGTTGCTAAGTACAACCAACTTCTTCGCATTGAAGAAGCCTTGGGTGATGCGGCAACTTATAAAGGTCGCTCTGAAATTAAAGGTCAGTAG
- a CDS encoding ATP-binding cassette domain-containing protein, producing MIEISSLAKRFEVENPKKLSEQEKKDPRLKGRYFQSVKDVSFSCGQGEVLGLLGPNGAGKTTTLRMLSTALKPDGGTVIIDGEDVLANPIIARKKIGFLSSSTGLYGRLTGRENIAYFGELHGLGKSTISARIEEMADLLDMQSFLDRRAENFSSGMKQKTAIARAVIHEPSLVVLDEPTTGLDIMATSTVMDFIQRLKDKGTPVIFSTHHLDEVQMLCDRVTVINQGETVFNDSLAAFSALSGGQMHKSFLQTLKLDTGEVGNVVNL from the coding sequence ATGATTGAAATATCTAGTCTTGCTAAACGCTTCGAGGTGGAAAACCCCAAAAAGCTAAGTGAGCAAGAAAAAAAGGATCCACGGTTAAAAGGACGCTACTTTCAATCAGTGAAAGATGTTTCGTTTTCATGCGGTCAAGGAGAAGTGCTTGGTTTACTAGGGCCTAACGGAGCAGGGAAAACCACCACGTTACGCATGCTTTCAACGGCACTAAAACCAGATGGCGGTACTGTAATAATTGATGGTGAAGATGTACTTGCCAACCCAATTATTGCACGTAAGAAAATAGGCTTTCTATCTAGTTCAACCGGCTTGTATGGCAGGCTGACGGGGCGAGAAAATATTGCTTATTTTGGCGAATTGCACGGGCTAGGTAAATCAACCATTTCTGCACGTATTGAAGAAATGGCTGATTTACTCGATATGCAAAGCTTTTTAGATAGACGTGCAGAAAATTTCTCCTCGGGTATGAAACAAAAAACAGCTATCGCCCGTGCTGTCATTCATGAACCTTCCCTAGTAGTGCTTGATGAACCCACCACTGGTTTAGATATTATGGCTACTTCTACAGTGATGGACTTTATACAACGACTTAAAGACAAAGGAACGCCGGTTATTTTTTCGACCCATCATTTAGATGAAGTTCAAATGCTTTGCGACCGCGTAACGGTGATTAATCAAGGTGAGACTGTATTTAACGATTCCCTTGCCGCTTTCAGTGCGCTATCGGGCGGACAAATGCATAAAAGTTTCTTACAAACATTAAAATTGGATACTGGGGAGGTGGGCAATGTGGTTAATCTTTAA